The following proteins are co-located in the Pseudomonas synxantha genome:
- a CDS encoding Fe2+-dependent dioxygenase, producing the protein MLLHIPGLFSREEVLRIRQALEETEWADGKITAGHQSAKAKHNLQLPEGHPLAKEIGAAMLERLWGNPLFMSAALPHKVFPPLLNCYTAGGSFDFHIDNAVRQPKGSPERVRTDLSSTLFFSDPDEYDGGELEIQDTFGLQRVKLPAGDMVLYPGSSLHKVNAVTRGVRYASFFWTQSLVREDSQRTLLFEMDGAIQQLTRDVPDHPALIQLTGTYHNLLRRWVEV; encoded by the coding sequence ATGTTGCTGCACATTCCCGGCCTGTTCTCTCGTGAGGAGGTGTTGCGCATTCGCCAGGCCCTGGAGGAGACCGAATGGGCCGACGGCAAAATCACTGCCGGGCATCAGTCCGCCAAGGCCAAGCACAACCTGCAATTGCCCGAAGGCCACCCCCTGGCCAAGGAAATCGGCGCGGCCATGTTGGAACGGTTGTGGGGCAACCCATTGTTCATGTCGGCGGCGCTGCCGCACAAAGTCTTCCCGCCGCTGCTCAACTGCTACACCGCTGGCGGCAGTTTCGACTTTCATATCGACAACGCCGTACGCCAACCCAAAGGCAGCCCTGAACGTGTGCGTACCGATCTGTCGTCCACGCTGTTCTTCAGCGACCCGGACGAATATGACGGCGGCGAACTGGAAATCCAGGACACCTTCGGCCTGCAGCGGGTCAAGCTGCCCGCCGGCGACATGGTGCTGTACCCCGGCTCCAGCCTGCACAAGGTCAACGCCGTGACCCGTGGCGTCCGCTATGCCTCGTTCTTCTGGACCCAAAGCCTGGTGCGCGAGGACAGCCAGCGCACCCTGCTGTTCGAAATGGACGGCGCGATCCAGCAACTGACCCGCGACGTTCCTGACCACCCGGCACTGATCCAGCTCACCGGCACCTACCACAACCTGCTGCGCCGCTGGGTCGAGGTCTGA
- a CDS encoding CopG family ribbon-helix-helix protein: protein MGAETKVMTAHIPTALAQKVDQMAARMDRSRGWVVKQALADWVDQEEERSRLTLEAMADVDAGRVIDHQAVQAWADSLSTDSPLPVPR, encoded by the coding sequence ATGGGTGCCGAAACCAAAGTAATGACAGCTCATATTCCCACTGCCCTTGCTCAGAAAGTTGACCAGATGGCCGCGCGAATGGATCGCTCACGGGGATGGGTGGTGAAACAGGCCCTCGCTGATTGGGTCGATCAAGAAGAGGAGCGCAGCCGGCTGACGCTTGAGGCTATGGCAGATGTAGATGCGGGGCGCGTGATCGATCACCAGGCAGTGCAGGCCTGGGCAGATAGCCTGAGCACCGATTCGCCGCTACCGGTACCGCGCTGA
- a CDS encoding ABC transporter permease, protein MEFLNAFSHLDWAQVLHLTWQHITLVGIAVILAIVVGVPLGVLMTRFPTLAGPLQASATVLLTVPSIALFGLLLPFYSKFGQGLGPMPAITAVFLYSLLPIMRNTYLALTGVEPGIREAARGIGMTFGQRLRMVELPIAVPVILAGVRTAVVMNIGVMTIAATIGAGGLGVLILASISRSDMSMLIVGAVLVSLLAIFADLLLQWLQRSLTPKGLLK, encoded by the coding sequence ATGGAATTCCTGAACGCCTTTTCCCATCTTGATTGGGCCCAAGTCCTGCACCTGACCTGGCAGCACATCACCCTGGTCGGCATCGCAGTGATCCTGGCTATCGTCGTCGGCGTGCCCCTGGGCGTGCTGATGACCCGCTTCCCGACCCTGGCCGGTCCGTTGCAGGCTAGCGCTACGGTGCTGCTGACCGTGCCGTCCATCGCCCTGTTCGGCCTGCTGTTGCCCTTCTACTCCAAGTTCGGCCAGGGCCTCGGGCCGATGCCAGCGATCACCGCCGTATTCCTCTACTCCCTGCTGCCGATCATGCGTAATACCTACCTGGCCCTCACCGGGGTGGAACCGGGTATTCGCGAAGCCGCACGCGGCATCGGCATGACCTTCGGCCAGCGCCTGCGCATGGTCGAACTGCCGATTGCCGTGCCGGTGATCCTCGCTGGTGTGCGTACCGCCGTCGTGATGAACATCGGTGTGATGACCATCGCCGCCACCATCGGTGCCGGTGGCCTGGGTGTACTTATTCTGGCTTCCATCAGCCGCAGCGATATGTCGATGCTGATTGTCGGCGCCGTGCTGGTCAGTCTCCTGGCCATCTTCGCCGACCTGCTTCTGCAATGGCTGCAACGCTCGCTGACTCCAAAAGGATTGCTCAAATGA
- a CDS encoding glycine betaine ABC transporter substrate-binding protein, whose amino-acid sequence MKKLSLILGCVLLFAGIAQAAEKPLIRIGARVFTEQTLLAEITSQYLRTKGYDARVTGGLGSNLARSAQESGQLDLIWEYTGVSLVAYNHVDEKLDSEQSYARVKELDAKKGLVWLSPSKFSNTYALALPENVAKEFPQINSISDLTRALAEDTKENRLVALDTEFANRSDGMGGMVKLYDMNLTRKNTRQMDAGLVYTALRNGQVFAGLVYTTDGRLNAFKLKLLADDKHYFPDYTAAPVIRQQYLDQHPQLAAELKPLAELFDDATMRALNARVDVDHESPSAVAADFLRQHPIN is encoded by the coding sequence ATGAAAAAACTAAGCTTGATATTAGGCTGCGTCCTGCTGTTCGCAGGTATTGCGCAAGCCGCAGAAAAACCGCTAATCCGCATAGGCGCACGGGTCTTCACCGAGCAGACCCTGCTGGCCGAAATCACCTCCCAGTACCTGCGCACCAAGGGCTATGACGCCCGCGTCACTGGCGGCCTGGGCAGCAACCTGGCGCGCAGTGCCCAGGAAAGTGGGCAACTGGACCTGATCTGGGAATACACCGGCGTCTCCCTGGTGGCCTACAACCACGTGGACGAGAAACTCGACAGCGAACAGTCCTACGCCCGGGTGAAAGAACTCGACGCGAAAAAAGGCTTGGTCTGGCTCTCGCCGTCGAAATTCAGCAACACCTACGCGCTGGCACTGCCGGAAAACGTGGCCAAGGAATTTCCGCAGATCAACAGCATCAGCGACCTGACCAGGGCCCTGGCCGAGGACACCAAGGAGAACCGCCTGGTGGCCCTCGACACCGAGTTCGCCAACCGCTCCGACGGCATGGGCGGCATGGTCAAGTTGTATGACATGAACCTCACGCGCAAAAACACTCGGCAGATGGACGCTGGCCTGGTCTACACCGCCCTGCGTAATGGCCAGGTGTTTGCCGGTCTGGTCTACACCACCGACGGCCGCCTGAACGCGTTCAAATTGAAGCTGCTGGCCGACGACAAACATTACTTCCCGGACTACACCGCAGCCCCGGTGATCCGTCAGCAATATCTCGACCAGCATCCTCAGTTGGCCGCAGAGCTCAAGCCCTTGGCCGAGCTGTTCGACGACGCAACCATGCGCGCGCTGAATGCGCGGGTCGACGTCGACCACGAAAGCCCGTCCGCTGTCGCCGCCGATTTCCTGCGCCAACATCCGATCAACTAA
- a CDS encoding ABC transporter permease, producing the protein MAIRYGKGLIGAAVVVALLALLVHWIGINTIELYRDDLLFYLQAHLILVLVSMLAALIVGIPAGILLSRPNMVGRAERFMQIFNIGNTVPPLAVLAIALGVLGIGSGPAIFALFLASLLPIVRNTYEGLKNVQGSLKEAATGIGMTPRQVLFRVELPNAVPIIIGGVRVALAINVGTAPLAFLIGANSLGSLIFPGIALNNQPQLLLGTACTALLALLLDGLVTMASRLWLERGLRPS; encoded by the coding sequence GTGGCTATTCGCTATGGCAAAGGGCTTATAGGAGCAGCGGTTGTCGTCGCGCTCCTGGCCCTGCTGGTCCACTGGATCGGCATCAACACGATCGAACTGTACCGCGACGATTTGTTGTTTTACCTGCAAGCTCATCTGATTCTCGTCCTAGTCTCCATGCTGGCAGCCCTGATTGTGGGCATCCCCGCTGGTATCCTGCTCAGCCGACCCAACATGGTCGGGCGTGCAGAACGTTTCATGCAAATCTTCAACATCGGCAACACCGTCCCTCCCCTGGCCGTACTGGCCATCGCCCTCGGCGTCCTCGGCATCGGCAGCGGCCCGGCCATCTTCGCGTTGTTCCTCGCCTCCTTGCTGCCCATCGTGCGCAACACCTACGAAGGCCTGAAGAATGTTCAGGGTTCCCTGAAGGAAGCCGCCACCGGCATCGGCATGACCCCGCGCCAGGTGCTGTTTCGCGTGGAACTGCCCAACGCCGTGCCGATCATCATTGGCGGTGTACGTGTGGCCCTGGCGATCAACGTCGGCACCGCACCACTGGCGTTCCTGATTGGCGCCAACAGCCTGGGCAGCCTGATCTTCCCCGGCATTGCCCTGAACAACCAGCCGCAACTGCTGCTCGGCACTGCATGCACCGCGCTGCTCGCCTTGCTGCTTGATGGCCTGGTGACCATGGCCAGCCGTCTCTGGCTGGAACGCGGGTTACGTCCGTCTTAA
- a CDS encoding tetratricopeptide repeat protein, with product MGFLLRRQEVLNVEQLQSMLDDSPVRAAQAILIAAKAGVVDAQALLGQILLEGRGIARDEALALRWFQIAAQGGQLMARNMAGRCLEHGWGCAVDEAAAAREYRLAAEGGLDWGQYNYANLLATGRGVMQDQAQALTFYRQAAGQGHAKSMNLVGRYLEGGQYCPRDLEAAFEWYRRSAEAGDFRGQFSYAAVLADRGQIDAALEWLHKALEGGNLKFLRTAHKALALANDPQIRAMAEAYQGHADQLEKTL from the coding sequence ATGGGCTTTTTATTGCGTCGCCAGGAAGTGCTCAACGTCGAGCAATTGCAGTCCATGCTCGATGATTCCCCGGTGCGCGCCGCCCAGGCGATCCTGATCGCGGCCAAGGCAGGCGTGGTCGATGCCCAGGCGTTGCTGGGGCAGATCCTGCTGGAAGGGCGCGGTATCGCACGCGATGAAGCGCTGGCGCTACGCTGGTTCCAGATTGCGGCGCAGGGCGGGCAATTGATGGCGCGCAATATGGCCGGGCGCTGCCTGGAGCATGGTTGGGGCTGCGCCGTCGATGAAGCGGCGGCAGCGCGGGAATATCGGCTGGCAGCCGAAGGCGGGTTGGATTGGGGCCAGTACAACTACGCCAACCTGTTGGCTACCGGCCGCGGCGTTATGCAAGACCAGGCCCAGGCGCTGACGTTTTATCGCCAGGCCGCAGGGCAGGGCCACGCCAAGTCGATGAACCTGGTGGGGCGTTATCTGGAAGGCGGCCAGTATTGCCCCAGGGATCTTGAGGCAGCCTTTGAATGGTACCGGCGCTCCGCCGAAGCCGGGGATTTTCGGGGGCAGTTCAGCTATGCGGCGGTGCTGGCGGACAGAGGCCAGATCGACGCTGCGCTGGAGTGGCTGCACAAGGCGCTGGAAGGCGGGAATCTCAAATTCCTGCGAACGGCACACAAGGCGCTGGCGCTGGCCAATGACCCGCAGATTCGCGCCATGGCCGAGGCTTATCAAGGGCACGCGGACCAATTGGAGAAAACGCTGTAG
- a CDS encoding type III PLP-dependent enzyme: protein MSINVEDYFARATFDKMKAFADKQETPFVVIDTAMISQAYDDLRAGFEFAKVYYAVKANPAVEIIDLLKDKGSSFDIASIYELDKVMDRGVSADRISYGNTIKKSKDIRYFYEKGVRLFSTDSEADLRNIAKAAPGSKVYVRILTEGSTTADWPLSRKFGCQTDMAMDLLILARDLGLVPYGISFHVGSQQRDISVWDAAIAKVKVIFERLKEEDGIELKLINMGGGFPANYITRTNSLETYAEEIIRFLKEDFGDDLPEIILEPGRSLIANAGILVSEVVLVARKSRTAVERWVYTDVGKFSGLIETMDEAIKFPIWTEKKGEMEEVVIAGPTCDSADIMYENYKYGLPLNLAIGDRLYWLSTGAYTTSYSAVEFNGFPPLKSFYV, encoded by the coding sequence ATGTCGATCAACGTCGAAGACTATTTCGCGCGCGCCACCTTTGACAAAATGAAGGCGTTCGCCGACAAGCAAGAAACCCCGTTCGTGGTGATCGACACCGCGATGATCAGCCAGGCCTACGATGACCTGCGCGCCGGTTTCGAATTCGCCAAGGTGTATTACGCCGTCAAGGCCAACCCGGCCGTCGAGATCATCGACCTGTTGAAAGACAAGGGTTCGAGCTTCGACATCGCCTCGATCTACGAGCTGGACAAGGTCATGGACCGCGGCGTCAGCGCCGACCGTATCAGCTACGGCAACACCATCAAGAAATCCAAGGACATCCGCTACTTCTATGAGAAGGGCGTGCGCCTGTTCTCCACCGACTCCGAAGCCGACCTGCGCAACATCGCCAAAGCCGCGCCGGGCTCGAAAGTGTATGTGCGCATCCTCACCGAAGGCTCGACCACGGCCGACTGGCCTTTGTCGCGCAAATTCGGCTGCCAGACCGACATGGCCATGGACCTGCTGATCCTCGCCCGCGACCTGGGCCTGGTGCCGTACGGCATCTCGTTCCACGTCGGCTCGCAACAGCGCGACATCAGCGTGTGGGACGCGGCGATCGCCAAGGTCAAGGTGATCTTCGAACGTTTGAAAGAAGAAGATGGCATTGAGCTGAAGCTGATCAACATGGGCGGCGGCTTCCCGGCCAACTACATCACCCGCACCAACAGCCTGGAAACCTACGCCGAAGAAATCATCCGTTTCCTCAAGGAAGATTTCGGCGACGACCTGCCGGAAATCATCCTGGAGCCAGGCCGCTCGTTGATCGCCAACGCCGGCATCCTGGTCAGTGAAGTGGTGCTGGTTGCACGTAAATCGCGCACCGCCGTCGAGCGTTGGGTGTATACCGATGTGGGCAAGTTCTCCGGCCTGATCGAAACAATGGACGAAGCCATCAAGTTCCCGATCTGGACCGAGAAGAAAGGCGAGATGGAAGAAGTGGTGATCGCCGGCCCCACCTGCGACAGCGCCGATATCATGTACGAGAACTACAAGTACGGTTTGCCGTTGAACCTGGCGATTGGTGATCGTTTGTACTGGTTGTCGACCGGTGCCTACACCACCAGCTACAGCGCAGTTGAGTTCAACGGGTTTCCGCCGTTGAAATCGTTTTACGTGTAA
- a CDS encoding type II toxin-antitoxin system RelE/ParE family toxin: MELRWTSKALSDLARLYDFLSVVNREAAARIVQSLSQAPDALLGNPRIGERIEEFSPRDVRRLLVGHYEMRYEIQQSTLYILRLWHVREDR; the protein is encoded by the coding sequence ATGGAGCTGAGGTGGACAAGTAAAGCGTTATCCGACCTGGCTCGATTATATGACTTCCTCTCTGTTGTAAACCGCGAAGCTGCCGCCCGCATCGTGCAGTCACTGTCTCAAGCGCCTGACGCGCTGCTCGGTAATCCGCGCATCGGTGAGAGAATTGAAGAGTTTTCACCGCGCGACGTAAGAAGACTTTTAGTCGGCCATTACGAAATGCGCTACGAAATTCAACAGTCGACACTTTATATTCTACGGTTATGGCACGTTCGCGAAGATCGTTGA
- a CDS encoding betaine/proline/choline family ABC transporter ATP-binding protein (Members of the family are the ATP-binding subunit of ABC transporters for substrates such as betaine, L-proline or other amino acids, choline, carnitine, etc. The substrate specificity is best determined from the substrate-binding subunit, rather than this subunit, as it interacts with the permease subunit and not with substrate directly.) gives MIELQNLSKTFQSNGKTITAVNDVSLTVNEGEICVFLGPSGCGKSTTLKMINRLIKPSSGKILINGEDTTDLDEVTLRRNIGYVIQQIGLFPNMTIEENIVVVPKLLGWDKQKCHDRARELMSMIKLEPKQYLHRYPRELSGGQQQRIGVIRALAADAPLLLMDEPFGAVDPINREMIQNEFFEMQRALNKTVIMVSHDIDEAIKLGDKIAIFRAGKLLQIDHPDTLLAHPADEFVSNFVGQDSTLKRLLLVKAEDAADNAPSVSPETPVADALELMDEHDRRYVVVTCAENKALGYVRRRDLHRQTGTCGQYLREFNATAVYDEHLRILLSRMYEFNRSWLPVMDAERVFLGEVTQESIAEYLSSGKSRGGKTSIVSPAETALA, from the coding sequence ATGATCGAACTTCAAAACCTGTCCAAGACTTTTCAAAGCAACGGCAAGACCATTACCGCCGTCAACGATGTAAGCCTGACCGTCAACGAAGGCGAGATTTGTGTATTCCTCGGCCCGTCGGGCTGCGGCAAGAGCACCACGCTGAAGATGATCAACCGCCTGATCAAGCCCTCCTCGGGCAAGATCCTGATCAACGGTGAAGACACCACCGACCTGGACGAAGTGACCCTGCGCCGCAACATCGGCTATGTGATCCAGCAGATCGGCCTGTTCCCCAACATGACCATCGAAGAGAACATTGTGGTGGTGCCCAAGCTGCTCGGCTGGGACAAGCAGAAGTGCCACGACCGCGCCCGCGAATTGATGAGCATGATCAAGCTGGAACCCAAGCAGTACCTGCATCGCTACCCGCGTGAACTGTCCGGCGGCCAGCAGCAGCGCATCGGTGTGATCCGTGCCCTGGCGGCCGATGCGCCGCTGTTGCTGATGGATGAGCCGTTCGGCGCGGTCGACCCGATCAACCGCGAAATGATCCAGAACGAGTTCTTCGAGATGCAGCGCGCGCTGAACAAGACCGTGATCATGGTCAGCCACGACATCGACGAAGCGATCAAGCTGGGTGACAAGATCGCCATCTTCCGCGCCGGCAAGCTGTTGCAGATCGACCATCCGGACACGCTGCTGGCGCACCCGGCCGACGAGTTTGTCAGCAACTTCGTGGGCCAGGACAGCACCCTCAAGCGCCTGCTGTTGGTGAAGGCCGAAGACGCGGCGGACAACGCCCCGTCGGTCAGCCCGGAAACCCCGGTGGCCGATGCCCTGGAACTGATGGACGAGCATGACCGTCGCTACGTGGTGGTCACCTGTGCCGAGAACAAGGCGCTGGGTTATGTACGCCGTCGCGACTTGCACCGTCAGACCGGTACATGTGGCCAGTACCTGCGCGAGTTCAACGCCACCGCCGTGTACGACGAGCATTTGCGCATCCTGCTGTCGCGCATGTATGAGTTCAACCGCTCGTGGTTGCCGGTGATGGATGCGGAGCGGGTGTTCCTGGGTGAAGTGACCCAGGAGTCGATTGCCGAGTACCTGAGCTCTGGCAAGTCCCGTGGCGGCAAGACCAGTATTGTCTCGCCTGCCGAGACTGCATTGGCTTGA
- a CDS encoding TonB-dependent receptor, translated as MSRILIKTPASSPRMLASAIGVALSASSAAHLAQAAENTEQKGERNPISLGATNITGQDQDNTSYQVEKASSQKYTAPLVDTPRSVTVVPQQVLKDTAATSLQDALRTVPGITFGAGEGGNPQGDRPFIRGFDAQGDTYLDGVRDTGGQSREIFDIESIEVSKGPNSSFGGRGSAGGSLNLVSKTPQARDFTNGGFTYGSDQTRRYVLDVNRQFLDDSAAFRLNLMSHEQNVAGRDAVNYDRWGVAPSLTFGLGTPTRVNLSYYHMESDDLPDSGIPYGYGSSTATAHVHDKPTDGGDSNNFYGLKSRDFRKTRADISTFSIEHDLNDNMTLKNTLRHGSTGQDYVLTQPDDSKLNVNKFGTVWRRANSRVSTTTTTTNQTDLFGSFQALGFKHSYSTGLEFTGEETRVSGYTVSPNANPVCNPAKGGVGGQCTSLGNPNPDDAWNGSVARNYNGTNTKATSRAAYVFDTIELDPKWLLNVGLRYDTFDTEANTNATTGRTKIKDDSQFFNWQAGLVWKPLENGSIYASYATSASPAGGLVGEGADGNPLSAGAATSDLQPEETVNYELGTKWDLFHDRLSLTAAVFRTEKKNTRILVDTLTYENGGESQVDGVELSASGKLTDHWQVFAGYTYLDSELVKSGLNGRNGLVSAGSNKGNQMPNTPKNSFSLWTTYDITPKLTVGGGAFYVDEVYGDAGNTVYVPSYTRYDAMASYKLTKNVDLQLNVQNLTDKTYYDKAYSAHFANQAAGRTALLTTSFHF; from the coding sequence ATGTCGCGCATTCTTATAAAAACACCAGCCAGTTCACCACGCATGCTGGCCTCGGCCATCGGTGTAGCCTTGAGTGCCAGCTCTGCCGCCCACCTGGCGCAGGCGGCGGAAAACACCGAGCAGAAAGGCGAGCGCAACCCTATCTCCCTCGGCGCCACCAACATTACCGGCCAGGATCAGGACAACACCTCCTACCAGGTAGAAAAAGCCTCGTCGCAAAAATACACCGCGCCGCTGGTGGACACGCCGCGTTCGGTCACCGTGGTGCCGCAACAAGTTCTCAAGGACACCGCCGCTACCTCGTTGCAGGATGCCTTGCGCACCGTACCGGGCATTACCTTTGGTGCCGGTGAAGGTGGCAACCCCCAGGGCGACCGTCCGTTTATCCGTGGTTTTGATGCCCAGGGCGACACTTACCTGGATGGCGTGCGCGACACCGGCGGCCAGAGCCGCGAGATCTTCGACATCGAGTCGATCGAAGTCAGCAAAGGCCCGAACTCCTCGTTCGGCGGCCGTGGCTCGGCCGGTGGCAGCCTCAACCTGGTAAGCAAGACCCCACAAGCGCGGGACTTCACCAACGGCGGCTTCACCTACGGTTCCGACCAGACCCGCCGCTACGTGCTCGACGTCAACCGCCAGTTCCTCGATGACAGCGCCGCCTTCCGCCTGAACCTGATGAGCCACGAACAAAACGTTGCCGGCCGCGATGCGGTGAACTACGACCGTTGGGGCGTGGCCCCGTCGCTGACGTTTGGCCTGGGTACGCCGACCCGCGTCAACCTCAGCTACTACCACATGGAAAGCGATGACTTGCCGGATTCGGGCATTCCCTACGGCTATGGTTCGTCGACTGCCACTGCCCACGTGCACGACAAACCCACCGATGGCGGCGACAGCAACAATTTCTACGGTTTGAAAAGCCGCGACTTCCGTAAAACTCGCGCTGATATCAGTACGTTCTCCATCGAGCACGACCTGAACGACAACATGACCTTGAAAAACACCCTGCGTCACGGCAGCACCGGTCAGGACTATGTGCTGACCCAACCGGATGACAGCAAACTCAACGTCAACAAGTTCGGCACCGTATGGCGTCGCGCTAACAGCCGCGTGTCCACGACCACCACGACCACCAACCAGACCGACCTGTTCGGCAGCTTCCAGGCCCTGGGCTTCAAGCACAGTTACTCCACCGGCCTGGAATTCACCGGCGAAGAAACCCGCGTCAGCGGCTATACCGTCAGCCCTAATGCCAACCCGGTGTGCAACCCGGCCAAGGGCGGCGTGGGCGGCCAGTGCACCTCGCTCGGCAACCCGAACCCGGACGACGCCTGGAACGGCAGTGTCGCGCGCAACTACAACGGCACCAACACCAAGGCCACCAGCCGCGCCGCCTATGTGTTCGACACCATCGAGCTGGATCCGAAATGGCTGCTGAATGTCGGCCTGCGTTACGACACGTTCGATACCGAAGCCAACACCAACGCCACTACCGGACGCACCAAGATCAAGGATGACAGCCAGTTCTTCAACTGGCAGGCCGGCCTGGTGTGGAAGCCTTTGGAGAACGGCAGCATCTACGCCTCCTATGCCACCTCGGCCTCACCAGCTGGTGGCCTAGTAGGTGAAGGCGCCGACGGCAACCCACTGTCTGCCGGTGCCGCCACCAGCGACTTGCAGCCTGAAGAAACCGTCAACTATGAACTGGGCACCAAGTGGGACCTGTTCCATGATCGTCTGTCCCTGACCGCAGCCGTGTTCCGCACCGAGAAGAAAAACACCCGCATCCTGGTCGATACCCTCACCTACGAGAACGGCGGCGAGTCCCAGGTCGACGGTGTGGAATTGTCGGCCAGCGGCAAGCTTACCGATCACTGGCAAGTGTTCGCCGGCTACACCTACCTGGACAGCGAGCTGGTCAAATCCGGCCTCAACGGGCGTAACGGGCTAGTGAGTGCCGGCTCCAACAAAGGCAACCAGATGCCCAACACGCCGAAGAACTCCTTCAGCCTGTGGACCACCTACGACATCACGCCCAAGCTGACCGTCGGCGGCGGCGCGTTCTACGTCGATGAGGTTTACGGCGATGCCGGCAACACCGTGTACGTGCCGTCCTACACCCGCTATGACGCCATGGCCAGCTACAAGCTGACCAAGAACGTCGACCTGCAACTGAACGTGCAGAACCTGACCGACAAGACCTACTACGACAAGGCCTACTCGGCGCACTTCGCCAACCAGGCGGCGGGGCGCACCGCGCTGTTGACCACCAGCTTCCACTTCTAA